The stretch of DNA GTTCTTCTACCTTTACTCCTCTGAAACTGGTCGTCTCTACTATTTACAATCACATGAAGAAAGTTCTACTCCTGGCTTGCCTGGCCACTCTTAGCCTCGGGGCTTGCAACAGAAAGTCGCAGTGCCCTGCTTACTCCAGCACGAAAGATGCCTCGCGCCTCTCCTTCCCTATTACGGCCAGCACCGAGTCTGCTACTACGCCGCGCCAATAGTTTTGCACATTTCACAGTGCACTTAGCCTCTCCTGCTGCTGCAGGAGAGGCTTTTTTGATTCCTTGAAGAAACTCAGCTTTCATACAATTAATTGCACCGAATGAGCGTTTCCATTCCGAACCCATTCTTTTCAAGAGGATTGGACCTGTAGGGACCTATTATCAATTGCATTTAAACATGAAAAAACTGCTTCTACTCGCAGTCGTAGGTGGTGTAACGCTTGGTTCATGCCGCACGAAGTGCCCCGCTTACTCAAGCACTAAGCCTGCCACGCAAACGGCTACCACCGCAATGGCCAGCAACGCTGCGGGCTCAGAACGTCAGTAGTTCACGTCAGCAATCAGCTATAACGCCCGCCTTTATCTCGTTGGAGATGAGGGCGGGCGTTGCTGTATTTAATCTTCAACCCTATTCGAACCCGCACTGAGAATGAGTGCAGTAGCGGCGGGCAGGTCTGCCACTCGTGGCTGGTATTCTTCCGTTTCGGAGTGGCCTACGAGTATCCCGCGCACACCTGCCCGGGCGCCGGCTTCCATATCCCGGCACCGGTCACCTACCATCCAGCATTGCGCAGGGGCTAGGTTAAAGCGCGCTATAGCCTTTTCCAGCATCAGTGAGCCCGGTTTTCTCGATAGTGATTCTGATACGCTGGGGTGCGAGGGCGCGAAGTACAAGGCATCAAGCAGGCCACCGCAGGCGCGCTGCAGCTTTTCGTGGCAAGCCTGCACTGCTGCCGCCGTATACAGGCCTTTGGCAATACCTGCTTGGTTAGTTACCACAATAAGATAATAGCCTGCCTGCTTTAAACGCGCCAGGCTTTCGGGCACGCCGGGCAGCACCATAAACTTGTCTGGCTCCCACACATACGTCCCAATTTCTTCGTTCAGTACGCCGTCGCGGTCCAGGAATACGGCTTTATTGCGGAGGGCGGTGGGCACAGTTGTAGTAGTCATTGGCCCAAAGCTACAACGCCAGCCGCTTTACCAACCGACAAACGCAGCAGGGCATTCAGGTATTCTCCTCTTAACTGGCCTGCGCCTCCCTGCCACTAGCGCTGCCTGCCTTACCTTTGTGGTCAGCAGTTTTCGCAATTCCTGTACCCATGACCATAGCCATCATCGGCGGGGGCATTTCGGGCCTCACCTTGGCCTGGCACCTGCAAAAAGCCGGCGCCTACTACGACTTATTTGAAGCAGCTCCCAGGCCAGGTGGTACCGTGCGCACGGAGCACCAAGGCCACTACTTGCTTGAAACCG from Hymenobacter taeanensis encodes:
- a CDS encoding D-glycero-alpha-D-manno-heptose-1,7-bisphosphate 7-phosphatase — translated: MTTTTVPTALRNKAVFLDRDGVLNEEIGTYVWEPDKFMVLPGVPESLARLKQAGYYLIVVTNQAGIAKGLYTAAAVQACHEKLQRACGGLLDALYFAPSHPSVSESLSRKPGSLMLEKAIARFNLAPAQCWMVGDRCRDMEAGARAGVRGILVGHSETEEYQPRVADLPAATALILSAGSNRVED